A portion of the Stella humosa genome contains these proteins:
- a CDS encoding MFS transporter, whose amino-acid sequence MKETGERPGGPRALLADRDYLRLWLVGGLSNAVRWLELLAAGVFTYDLTGSGLMVASVTAARMLPMLLVGALAGAVADAVNRKTLLMIALGTTGLSSGLIGLVALADMLTIWHIWAGGLVSGIVWAGEMAVRRRMVGEVAGPTRVAPAVALDTVTGSLTRMIGPALGGLLLETVGIACVYGLSAVLYLTGLALVVGLRYSQETRPLRLAQIPGDIAAGFAVARRSEIIMAVLATTVVMNAFGFSYTAMIPPIGRQEFGVSATLVGILASAEAGGSLLGGLLLASGRLNLSRGRVFLAGSFGLMTAVVLAALAPWYLLAFFLLLAGGLGASSFASMQSTLILTEAPPEMRSRLMGITTVCIGTGPLGVLAVGVLSDQVGASTAMLMTGLGGLAGLALIYLRWPALRR is encoded by the coding sequence ATGAAAGAAACGGGGGAACGCCCCGGCGGGCCGCGCGCGCTGCTCGCCGATCGGGACTATCTGCGCCTGTGGCTGGTGGGTGGGCTGTCCAATGCGGTGCGTTGGCTGGAACTGCTGGCAGCCGGCGTCTTCACCTACGACCTGACCGGGTCGGGGCTGATGGTGGCCTCGGTCACGGCGGCCCGCATGCTGCCGATGCTGCTGGTAGGTGCGCTGGCGGGGGCGGTGGCCGATGCCGTGAACCGCAAGACGCTGCTGATGATCGCGCTCGGCACGACCGGTCTGTCGTCGGGGCTGATCGGGCTGGTGGCGCTGGCCGACATGCTGACCATCTGGCACATCTGGGCGGGCGGCCTCGTGTCGGGCATCGTCTGGGCCGGCGAGATGGCGGTGCGCCGGCGCATGGTGGGCGAGGTGGCGGGGCCGACCCGCGTCGCCCCCGCGGTGGCGCTCGACACCGTCACCGGCAGCCTGACCCGCATGATCGGCCCGGCACTGGGCGGCCTGCTTCTGGAGACGGTCGGGATCGCCTGCGTCTATGGGCTGTCGGCGGTGCTGTACCTGACCGGCCTGGCACTGGTTGTGGGCCTGCGCTACAGCCAGGAAACCCGGCCCCTGCGGCTGGCCCAGATCCCGGGCGACATCGCCGCCGGCTTCGCCGTCGCCCGCCGCAGCGAGATCATCATGGCCGTACTGGCGACGACGGTCGTCATGAACGCCTTCGGCTTCTCCTACACCGCCATGATCCCGCCGATCGGGCGGCAGGAGTTCGGCGTGTCGGCCACGCTGGTCGGCATCCTCGCCTCGGCCGAGGCCGGCGGCAGCCTGCTGGGCGGCCTGCTGCTGGCGAGCGGCCGGCTCAACCTGTCGCGCGGGCGGGTGTTCCTGGCCGGGTCGTTCGGGCTGATGACGGCGGTCGTGCTGGCGGCGCTGGCGCCCTGGTACCTGCTGGCCTTCTTCCTGCTGCTGGCGGGCGGGCTGGGCGCATCCAGCTTCGCCAGCATGCAGAGCACGCTGATCCTGACCGAGGCGCCGCCCGAGATGCGGTCGCGCCTGATGGGCATAACCACCGTCTGCATCGGCACCGGGCCGCTGGGCGTGCTGGCCGTGGGCGTGCTGTCCGACCAAGTCGGCGCCTCGACCGCGATGCTGATGACCGGCCTGGGCGGGCTGGCCGGCCTGGCCCTCATCTACCTGCGCTGGCCGGCGCTGCGCCGCTAG
- a CDS encoding type II toxin-antitoxin system HicB family antitoxin has translation MRYEYPIEIETDEIGRLLVTFPDVPEAGDDGETLSEAVTEAGRSLMAALQYRIKQREPIPEPRRPRRGQRTFALPALVAAKIAIYQAMRVQGLNTVVMAQKMAGASETEIRRLLDLGHNTRMSYVTAALAALGKELVVETRDRAA, from the coding sequence ATGCGCTACGAGTACCCGATAGAGATAGAGACCGATGAGATCGGTAGACTGCTTGTCACGTTTCCCGACGTGCCGGAGGCCGGGGACGACGGGGAGACGCTGTCGGAAGCCGTGACCGAGGCAGGGCGTTCTCTGATGGCTGCGCTCCAGTACCGGATCAAGCAGCGGGAGCCGATTCCCGAGCCGCGTCGGCCACGCCGGGGACAGCGGACCTTTGCCTTGCCTGCGCTGGTTGCCGCCAAGATCGCGATATACCAGGCGATGCGCGTGCAGGGGCTTAATACGGTCGTCATGGCCCAGAAGATGGCGGGCGCCAGCGAGACGGAAATCCGTCGCCTGCTCGACCTCGGCCACAATACGCGTATGTCCTACGTCACCGCCGCACTCGCGGCACTTGGCAAGGAACTGGTCGTGGAGACGCGTGACCGGGCCGCCTGA
- the upp gene encoding uracil phosphoribosyltransferase, translating to MIHSPTAGSDGVTIVSHALATHYLTTLRDRQTAMPAFRAAMRGLSLILGAEATRDLPLVARPVDTPLETMEAGRLEEDTLFLVSVLRAGEGLLEGLRALVPEARIGHVGLYRDPSTLKPVHYYEHLPPRMDRGLVLVVDPMLATGSSAAAAVDRVKQHGGRHIRLLSVIAAPEGVAAMRAQHPDVRIFVGALDRGLDDHGYIRPGLGDAGDRYFGTV from the coding sequence TTGATCCACAGCCCGACCGCCGGCAGCGACGGCGTCACCATCGTGTCGCACGCGCTGGCGACCCACTACCTGACGACGCTGCGCGACCGGCAGACGGCGATGCCCGCGTTCCGGGCCGCCATGCGCGGCCTGTCGCTGATCCTGGGGGCCGAGGCGACGCGCGATCTGCCGCTCGTCGCCCGCCCGGTCGACACGCCGCTGGAGACGATGGAAGCAGGCCGTCTCGAGGAGGACACGCTGTTTCTGGTGTCGGTCCTGCGCGCGGGCGAGGGGTTGCTCGAAGGGCTACGCGCCCTGGTGCCGGAGGCGCGCATCGGCCATGTCGGCCTCTATCGCGATCCGTCCACCCTGAAGCCGGTCCATTACTACGAGCATCTGCCGCCACGGATGGATCGCGGGCTGGTGCTGGTGGTGGATCCCATGCTGGCGACCGGCAGTTCGGCCGCCGCCGCGGTCGACCGGGTGAAGCAGCATGGCGGCCGGCATATCCGCCTGCTCAGCGTCATCGCCGCGCCCGAGGGGGTGGCCGCCATGCGGGCGCAGCACCCGGACGTGCGCATCTTCGTGGGCGCGCTGGATCGCGGCCTGGACGACCATGGCTACATCCGGCCGGGCCTCGGCGATGCCGGCGACCGTTACTTCGGCACGGTCTGA
- a CDS encoding class II aldolase/adducin family protein, with the protein MAVALVSRASDRMTEAEWQVRVDLAACYRLVHHFGWSDLTATHISARVPGPDHHFLLNPYGALFDEITASSLVKVDLEGRVIDPPGAEVIPAGFVIHSAVHMAVPELSCVLHTHTAAGVGVATQRDGLLPNTQHSLLIYDAVAYHDFEGAATELEERERIVADLGDKRVLILRNHGLLTVGATVGEAFVWMYRAERACRMQLAFQGAGVPGYPLPDAVVEKTIEQGRKVATSNRHPVGSREWPAMLRLVERIDPSYKN; encoded by the coding sequence ATGGCTGTCGCTCTGGTATCGCGCGCGTCCGATCGCATGACGGAGGCGGAATGGCAGGTGCGGGTCGATCTCGCCGCCTGCTACCGGCTCGTCCATCATTTCGGCTGGTCGGACCTGACCGCCACCCACATTTCGGCCCGCGTGCCGGGTCCGGACCATCACTTCCTGCTCAACCCCTATGGCGCCCTGTTCGACGAGATCACCGCCTCCTCGCTGGTCAAGGTCGACCTGGAGGGCCGGGTGATCGACCCGCCGGGCGCCGAGGTGATCCCGGCCGGCTTCGTCATCCATTCTGCCGTCCACATGGCGGTTCCGGAACTGAGCTGCGTTCTGCACACCCACACGGCGGCCGGCGTCGGCGTGGCGACGCAGCGCGACGGGCTGCTGCCCAACACCCAGCACAGCCTGCTGATCTACGACGCCGTCGCCTACCACGACTTCGAGGGGGCAGCCACCGAGTTGGAGGAGCGCGAGCGCATCGTGGCCGACCTCGGCGACAAGCGGGTGCTGATCCTGCGCAACCACGGCCTGCTGACCGTCGGCGCCACGGTCGGCGAGGCCTTCGTGTGGATGTACCGGGCCGAGCGCGCCTGCCGCATGCAGCTGGCCTTCCAGGGTGCTGGCGTGCCGGGCTACCCGCTGCCTGACGCGGTCGTCGAGAAGACGATCGAGCAGGGCCGCAAGGTCGCCACCAGCAACCGCCACCCGGTCGGCAGCCGCGAGTGGCCGGCCATGCTGCGCCTGGTGGAGCGGATCGACCCCTCCTACAAGAACTGA
- a CDS encoding type II toxin-antitoxin system HicA family toxin, which translates to MNGAELLRKLAILGKQDGVALQIDEAHGKGSHAMLLFGTRRTVLKDRRKEIAPGLLRKMLRDLGVDPGRLR; encoded by the coding sequence GTGAACGGTGCCGAACTTCTTCGCAAATTGGCAATCCTGGGCAAGCAGGACGGGGTTGCATTGCAGATCGACGAGGCACACGGCAAGGGCAGTCACGCCATGCTGCTGTTTGGCACTAGGCGCACCGTCCTGAAAGACCGTCGCAAGGAAATTGCTCCAGGCTTGCTGCGGAAGATGCTTCGCGATCTGGGCGTCGATCCCGGTCGTCTGCGATAG